Proteins from one Bradyrhizobium amphicarpaeae genomic window:
- the parE gene encoding DNA topoisomerase IV subunit B, which produces MSKQLKPKAKDDFFGGDEPKPRGAPKAAPRGTGGEADYTAADIEVLEGLEPVRRRPGMYIGGTDEKALHHLFAEVIDNSMDEALAGHATFIGVELSADGFLTVTDNGRGIPIDPHPKFPKKSALEVIMCTLHSGGKFDSKVYETSGGLHGVGISVVNALSSLLEVEVARSQKLYRMTFERGHPKGKLEDLGKINNRRGTRVRFKPDTDIFGAKAAFKPQRLFKMTRSKAYLFGGVEIRWNCAPELLKGIEDVPAEATFHFPGGLKDYLAAAIHADTLVHPDIFSGKSGRNGAHGACEWAVAWTADADGFLSSYTNTVPTPDGGTHESGLRSALLRGLKDHAERVGQGKRASSITSEDVMVGAAVMLSVFVREPEFQGQTKDRLATAEAQRIVEQAMKDPFDHWLSGNPNMANRLLDFVIDRAEERLRRRQEKETARKTAGKKLRLPGKLADCTDAGTDGSELFIVEGDSAGGSAKQARDRKTQAVLPLRGKILNVASAGKDKLTANAQLSDLVQAIGCGQLLQYREEDLRYQRIIIMTDADVDGAHIASLLITFFYRQMPRLIDEGHLFLAVPPLYKLTHGTKSVYARDDKHKEALIKSAFNANAKVEVNRFKGLGEMMPAQLKETTMDPAKRTLLKVVLLADDRDTTADSVERLMGTKAEARFAFITDKAEFASDELLDV; this is translated from the coding sequence ATGTCCAAGCAGTTGAAGCCAAAAGCAAAAGACGATTTTTTCGGTGGCGACGAGCCGAAACCCCGCGGCGCCCCCAAGGCGGCGCCGCGCGGAACCGGCGGCGAAGCTGACTACACCGCGGCCGACATCGAGGTGCTCGAAGGCCTGGAACCGGTGCGGCGGCGGCCCGGCATGTATATCGGCGGCACCGACGAGAAGGCGCTGCATCATCTGTTCGCCGAAGTCATCGACAACTCGATGGACGAGGCGCTGGCCGGACACGCGACCTTCATCGGTGTCGAGCTCTCCGCGGATGGTTTCCTCACGGTCACCGACAATGGCCGCGGCATCCCGATCGATCCGCATCCGAAGTTCCCGAAAAAGTCGGCGCTCGAAGTCATCATGTGTACGCTGCATTCGGGCGGCAAGTTCGACAGCAAGGTCTACGAGACCTCGGGCGGCCTGCACGGCGTCGGCATCTCCGTGGTGAATGCCCTCTCCTCGCTGCTCGAGGTCGAGGTCGCGCGCAGCCAGAAGCTTTACCGGATGACGTTCGAGCGGGGCCACCCGAAGGGCAAGCTCGAGGACCTCGGCAAGATCAACAACCGCCGCGGCACGCGGGTCCGCTTCAAGCCCGATACCGACATCTTCGGCGCCAAGGCTGCGTTCAAGCCGCAGCGTCTGTTCAAGATGACGCGCTCGAAGGCGTACCTGTTCGGCGGCGTCGAGATCCGCTGGAATTGCGCGCCCGAGCTGCTCAAGGGCATCGAGGACGTACCGGCCGAAGCCACGTTCCACTTCCCCGGCGGCCTCAAGGACTATCTTGCGGCTGCAATCCACGCCGACACGCTGGTGCACCCGGATATCTTCTCCGGCAAGTCGGGCCGCAACGGCGCCCATGGCGCCTGCGAATGGGCGGTGGCATGGACCGCGGATGCCGACGGCTTCCTGTCCTCCTACACCAATACCGTCCCGACACCCGATGGCGGCACGCACGAATCCGGCCTGCGCAGCGCGCTGCTGCGCGGCCTGAAGGATCACGCCGAGCGCGTCGGCCAGGGCAAGCGCGCTTCCTCCATTACGTCGGAGGACGTGATGGTCGGTGCCGCCGTGATGCTCTCGGTGTTCGTGCGCGAGCCCGAATTCCAGGGCCAGACCAAGGATCGTCTCGCAACGGCGGAAGCGCAGCGCATCGTCGAACAGGCGATGAAGGATCCGTTCGACCATTGGCTGTCGGGCAATCCGAACATGGCCAACAGGCTGCTCGATTTCGTGATCGACCGCGCCGAGGAACGGCTGCGGCGGCGGCAGGAGAAAGAGACCGCGCGGAAAACCGCCGGCAAGAAGCTGCGCCTGCCCGGCAAGCTCGCCGACTGCACCGACGCCGGCACCGACGGCTCCGAACTCTTCATCGTCGAAGGCGACTCGGCCGGCGGCAGTGCCAAGCAGGCGCGTGATCGCAAGACGCAAGCGGTGCTGCCGTTGCGCGGCAAGATCCTCAACGTCGCCTCCGCCGGCAAGGACAAGCTGACGGCGAACGCGCAGCTCTCCGACCTCGTGCAGGCGATCGGCTGCGGCCAGCTCCTGCAATACCGCGAAGAGGATCTGCGCTATCAACGCATCATCATCATGACCGACGCCGACGTCGACGGCGCCCACATCGCCTCGCTCCTGATCACCTTCTTCTACCGGCAGATGCCGCGGCTGATCGACGAAGGCCACCTCTTCCTCGCGGTGCCGCCGCTCTACAAGCTCACCCACGGCACCAAGTCGGTCTACGCGCGCGACGACAAGCACAAGGAAGCGCTGATCAAGAGCGCGTTCAATGCCAACGCCAAGGTCGAGGTGAACCGCTTCAAAGGCCTCGGCGAGATGATGCCGGCGCAGCTCAAGGAGACCACGATGGATCCAGCCAAGCGCACGCTGCTCAAGGTGGTGCTGCTCGCCGACGACCGCGATACCACCGCGGATTCGGTGGAGCGCCTGATGGGTACCAAGGCCGAGGCGCGATTCGCCTTCATCACGGACAAGGCCGAATTCGCCAGCGACGAGCTGCTGGACGTCTGA
- a CDS encoding DedA family protein, which produces MEQFAHALADFVRAHQAWAAPIVFVLAFGESLAFISLLIPAWGALVAIGALIGVSGISFYPVWIAGGLGAALGDWVSYWFGYRYKEKVAQMWPLSRYPELLPRGEAFVRSWGIPSIFIGRFFGPLRASVPLAAGIFEMPYWSFQAANFVSALIWSAVLLLFGDVLAKIMEWIWRVI; this is translated from the coding sequence ATGGAGCAGTTTGCGCACGCCCTGGCCGATTTCGTGCGCGCTCACCAGGCCTGGGCCGCTCCGATCGTGTTCGTGCTCGCCTTCGGGGAGTCGCTGGCCTTCATCTCGCTGCTGATCCCGGCCTGGGGCGCGCTGGTCGCGATCGGTGCGCTGATCGGGGTGAGCGGCATCAGCTTCTATCCGGTCTGGATCGCTGGCGGCCTCGGCGCGGCGCTGGGCGACTGGGTCTCGTACTGGTTCGGCTACCGCTACAAGGAGAAGGTCGCCCAGATGTGGCCGCTCTCGCGCTATCCGGAACTGCTGCCCAGAGGCGAGGCCTTCGTGCGCAGCTGGGGCATCCCCAGCATCTTCATCGGCCGCTTCTTCGGCCCCTTGCGTGCTTCGGTGCCGCTGGCGGCCGGCATCTTCGAGATGCCTTATTGGAGCTTCCAGGCCGCCAATTTCGTCTCGGCCCTGATCTGGTCGGCCGTGCTCCTGCTGTTCGGCGACGTGCTGGCCAAGATCATGGAATGGATCTGGCGGGTGATCTGA
- a CDS encoding FMN-binding negative transcriptional regulator — protein MYTPPFFKQDRAASLKFAEERGFGTMCAFDGKKPVASPLPFYLTYAADGTPQAAFHVARHNPLLKLASGDASWLLAVNGPDAYVSPDWYVSPDQVPTWLYQSVHLSGPVRMLSDDELAVQIDTLSDKFENWLLPKTPWTSDKMTAGRLEAMKKAIVGLVMNVEEVEGSFKLNQHKSDADYTAIANALSAGDADARQISHLMRQARPQVFADDTNMLEGSAP, from the coding sequence ATGTACACGCCACCCTTTTTCAAGCAGGACCGCGCCGCGAGCCTGAAATTCGCCGAAGAGCGCGGCTTCGGCACCATGTGTGCCTTTGACGGCAAGAAGCCGGTGGCTTCGCCGCTGCCGTTCTATCTGACCTACGCCGCCGACGGCACGCCGCAGGCTGCCTTTCATGTCGCCCGTCACAATCCGCTGCTAAAGCTCGCAAGCGGCGATGCGTCCTGGCTGCTCGCGGTCAACGGCCCCGATGCCTATGTCTCGCCGGACTGGTATGTCTCGCCGGACCAGGTGCCGACCTGGCTCTACCAGTCGGTGCATCTGAGCGGGCCGGTGCGGATGTTGTCGGATGACGAGCTGGCGGTGCAGATCGACACGCTCAGCGACAAGTTCGAGAACTGGCTGTTGCCGAAGACGCCGTGGACGTCGGACAAGATGACGGCCGGACGGCTCGAGGCGATGAAGAAGGCGATCGTGGGCCTGGTTATGAATGTTGAGGAGGTCGAAGGCAGCTTCAAGCTCAACCAGCACAAATCCGACGCCGACTATACGGCGATCGCCAATGCGCTCAGTGCCGGCGATGCCGACGCCAGGCAGATCTCACATTTGATGCGGCAGGCAAGGCCGCAGGTTTTCGCAGACGACACGAACATGCTCGAAGGGAGCGCGCCATGA
- the argC gene encoding N-acetyl-gamma-glutamyl-phosphate reductase, giving the protein MSLADIKQAPKGAATNPATVFVDGGSGTTGLGINERLKHQKDVVVKTIPDDKRKDPAAKKALMEEVDLVILCLPDDAAKETVALVDSMGGSGPKVLDASTAYRVAPDWAYGFPELTPDQAGKIKAAKKVSNPGCYPTGAIALLRPIVDAGLLPSDYPVTVNAVSGYSGGGKSMIASFEDGSAPSFELYGLGFEHKHLPEMQLYSNLTRRPIFVPSVGNYRQGMLVSVPLQLDTLPGKPGGADLQAALAKRYDGSKYVKAMPLQNEASKGGRIEPEALNETNMLELYVFASDKYHQAVLVARLDNLGKGASGAAVQNMRLMLGLAEE; this is encoded by the coding sequence ATGAGCCTCGCTGACATCAAACAGGCCCCGAAGGGCGCTGCCACCAACCCCGCAACCGTCTTCGTCGACGGCGGCTCCGGCACCACCGGTCTCGGCATCAACGAGCGACTGAAGCACCAGAAAGACGTCGTCGTGAAGACGATCCCTGACGACAAGCGCAAGGACCCCGCTGCCAAGAAGGCGCTGATGGAGGAGGTGGACCTCGTCATCCTCTGCCTGCCCGACGATGCCGCCAAGGAGACGGTCGCGCTGGTCGACAGCATGGGCGGCTCGGGCCCGAAGGTGCTCGACGCCTCGACCGCCTACCGCGTCGCGCCCGATTGGGCCTACGGCTTTCCGGAACTGACGCCGGACCAGGCCGGCAAGATCAAGGCGGCGAAGAAGGTCTCCAATCCCGGTTGCTATCCGACCGGCGCGATCGCGCTGCTGCGGCCGATCGTCGATGCCGGCCTGCTGCCATCAGACTATCCCGTCACCGTCAACGCGGTGAGCGGCTATTCCGGCGGCGGCAAGTCGATGATCGCAAGCTTCGAAGACGGCAGTGCGCCGTCCTTCGAGCTCTACGGCCTCGGCTTCGAGCACAAGCATCTGCCGGAGATGCAGCTCTATTCGAACCTGACGCGGCGGCCGATCTTCGTTCCGTCGGTCGGCAACTACCGGCAGGGCATGCTGGTCTCGGTGCCGCTGCAACTCGACACGCTGCCCGGCAAGCCCGGCGGTGCCGATCTCCAGGCTGCGCTCGCCAAACGCTACGACGGCTCGAAATACGTCAAGGCGATGCCGCTGCAGAACGAAGCATCGAAGGGCGGGCGGATCGAGCCGGAAGCGCTGAACGAGACCAACATGCTCGAGCTCTACGTCTTCGCCAGCGACAAATATCACCAGGCGGTGCTGGTCGCCCGGCTCGACAATCTCGGCAAGGGTGCCTCCGGTGCAGCCGTGCAGAACATGCGGCTGATGCTGGGGCTGGCAGAGGAGTAG
- the argC gene encoding N-acetyl-gamma-glutamyl-phosphate reductase: MSSKKIGILGASGYTGADAVRLLARHPNAEIVALTANTHAGKSMGDVFPHFFMLDLPTLVDWEKVDWSKLDAVFCGLPHGTTQEIIAAVLKANPEIKVLDMSADFRLRDKDTYAQWYGHEHRALELQGEAVYGLTEFYREQITSARLVACPGCYPTAALLALVPLAKAGLIDVDDIIIDAKSGVTGAGRGLKQNTLFSEAGEGLSPYSVGTHRHAPEIEQELGVAAGSAVTINFTPHLIPMARGELCTSYVKLTGATPDDLRAALERAYANEPFVHVARKGVLPQTQNVRGSNYVQIGVVADRIRNRAIVISTLDNLVKGSAGQAIQNMNLMFGLPETTGLEQIALFP; this comes from the coding sequence ATGAGCTCGAAGAAGATCGGCATTCTCGGCGCCTCCGGTTACACCGGGGCGGACGCAGTGCGCCTGTTGGCGCGGCATCCGAATGCCGAGATCGTCGCGCTGACCGCCAACACCCACGCCGGCAAGTCGATGGGCGACGTGTTTCCGCATTTCTTCATGCTGGACCTGCCGACACTCGTTGACTGGGAAAAGGTCGACTGGAGCAAGCTCGATGCGGTGTTCTGCGGGCTGCCGCACGGCACCACCCAGGAAATCATCGCCGCTGTCCTCAAGGCAAATCCTGAAATCAAGGTGCTCGACATGTCCGCCGATTTCAGGCTGCGGGACAAGGACACCTATGCGCAATGGTACGGCCATGAGCACCGGGCGCTCGAGCTCCAGGGAGAAGCGGTCTATGGACTGACCGAATTCTATCGCGAGCAGATCACATCGGCGCGGCTGGTCGCCTGTCCCGGCTGCTATCCCACGGCGGCGCTGCTCGCGCTGGTGCCGCTGGCGAAAGCCGGACTGATCGACGTCGACGACATCATCATCGACGCGAAATCGGGCGTGACCGGCGCCGGCCGCGGGCTGAAACAGAATACGTTGTTCAGCGAGGCGGGCGAGGGGCTGTCGCCCTATTCGGTCGGAACCCACCGGCACGCGCCCGAGATCGAGCAGGAGCTCGGCGTCGCCGCAGGCTCCGCGGTGACGATCAACTTCACGCCGCATCTCATTCCGATGGCGCGCGGCGAACTCTGCACGTCCTACGTCAAGCTCACCGGCGCGACGCCGGACGATCTGCGAGCCGCGCTGGAACGGGCCTATGCCAACGAGCCCTTCGTGCATGTCGCGCGGAAGGGCGTGCTGCCGCAGACCCAGAATGTACGCGGCTCCAACTATGTGCAGATCGGCGTCGTCGCCGACCGTATCAGGAACCGGGCGATCGTGATTTCCACGCTCGACAATCTGGTGAAGGGTTCGGCCGGGCAAGCGATCCAGAACATGAACCTGATGTTCGGGTTGCCCGAGACGACGGGACTGGAGCAGATCGCGCTGTTTCCGTGA
- a CDS encoding class I SAM-dependent methyltransferase — translation MDEATLQFYRSNAEAYAQREITSRKARLTAFLSRLMPGASILELGCGAGGDTAEMLARGFAVRASDGSPEMAEVASRRLGRPVETLLFDQLDDTEAYGAVWANACLLHVPRPELAGVLGRIRRALKPGGFFYASYKTGEVDGRDTLNRYYNYPSPDWLRATYAEAGDWSEVLIDTGEVKGFDDKPASMLFVVAQKSG, via the coding sequence GTGGACGAAGCGACCTTGCAATTCTACCGGAGCAACGCCGAAGCCTATGCCCAGCGCGAGATCACTTCGCGCAAGGCGCGGCTGACGGCGTTTCTGTCCCGGCTCATGCCGGGCGCTTCCATTCTCGAACTCGGATGCGGGGCCGGTGGCGACACGGCCGAAATGCTGGCGCGTGGCTTCGCGGTTCGCGCCAGCGACGGATCGCCGGAAATGGCGGAAGTCGCCTCACGCCGCCTTGGGCGCCCCGTCGAGACCCTGTTGTTCGACCAGCTCGACGACACCGAGGCCTATGGCGCCGTCTGGGCCAATGCGTGCCTGCTGCACGTGCCGAGACCCGAGCTCGCGGGCGTTCTCGGGCGCATCCGGCGTGCGTTGAAGCCCGGTGGCTTTTTCTACGCCAGCTACAAGACCGGCGAGGTCGACGGCCGCGACACGCTGAACCGCTACTACAACTATCCCTCGCCGGACTGGCTGCGGGCGACCTACGCAGAGGCGGGCGACTGGAGCGAGGTGTTGATCGACACCGGCGAGGTCAAGGGCTTCGACGACAAGCCGGCATCGATGCTGTTCGTCGTCGCCCAGAAGAGCGGCTGA
- a CDS encoding MAPEG family protein, protein MTRELFWLTLTVILTGILWIPYTINRCQIRGLSGAMANPSRGDKPQSEWANRLMFAHDNAVENLIVFAPLVLILNAIDYSSKWTVLACAVYFWARVAHLIVYALGIPVFRTLAFTVGFLAQAVLALAIFKLV, encoded by the coding sequence ATGACGCGCGAATTGTTCTGGCTGACACTGACGGTGATCCTGACCGGGATCCTCTGGATTCCCTACACCATCAACCGGTGCCAGATCCGCGGTCTCTCCGGCGCGATGGCCAACCCCTCGCGTGGTGACAAGCCGCAGTCGGAATGGGCGAACCGCCTGATGTTCGCGCACGACAATGCGGTCGAGAACCTGATCGTATTCGCACCGCTCGTGCTGATCCTGAATGCGATCGACTATTCCTCGAAATGGACCGTGCTCGCCTGCGCCGTTTATTTCTGGGCCCGCGTCGCGCATCTGATCGTCTACGCGCTCGGGATTCCCGTGTTCCGCACGCTGGCCTTCACCGTCGGCTTCCTCGCCCAGGCCGTGCTGGCGCTGGCGATCTTCAAGCTGGTGTGA
- a CDS encoding PHA/PHB synthase family protein: MSMATTDTPKPEPKFDAEAFAMNVARAMENGGKALAAYLKPRESGEVQDRPPAELTEVVKTFTSVAEYWLSDTSRSSDLQIKLAKDYLDLWGSAARRMAGQDAAPAIAPSPRDKRFADPEWKSNQFFDFVMQLYLLTTRWAQELVRDAEGLDPQTRRKAEFYMQQLTNALSPSNFVLTNPEVLRETMASSGENLARGLKMLAEDIAAGNGMLKIRQSDPDNLVVGVNMATTPGKVIYQNELMQLIQYSPTTETVLRTPLLIVPPWINKFYILDLKPEKSYIKWCVDQGITVFVISWVNPDKRLGNKSWEDYMKEGPLTAMDVIEKVTGEMKVHTAGYCVGGTMLATTLAWLAEKRRQRVSSATFFAAQVDFSHAGDLLVFVDEEQIASLEQDMKAAGVLEGSKMAMAFNMLRSNDLIWSYVVSNYLKGKQPSAFDLLHWNSDATRMTASNHSYYLRNCYLENRLSTGTMVLDNTLLDLSKVKVPVYNLATREDHIAPAESVLYGSQFFGGPVKYVLSGSGHIAGVVNPPASNKYQYWTNDNIKDVNVAEWLKGAVEHKGSWWPDWRQWLGELDPEQVPARIPGGNAFPPIEDAPGSYVRVRA; the protein is encoded by the coding sequence ATGAGTATGGCCACGACCGATACGCCCAAACCCGAGCCGAAGTTCGATGCGGAAGCCTTTGCGATGAATGTCGCGCGGGCGATGGAGAACGGCGGCAAGGCGCTCGCCGCCTATCTGAAGCCGCGCGAAAGCGGCGAGGTGCAGGATCGCCCGCCGGCCGAACTCACCGAAGTCGTCAAGACCTTCACGTCGGTTGCCGAGTACTGGCTGTCGGATACGTCCCGCTCCTCCGATCTGCAGATCAAGCTCGCCAAGGACTATCTCGACCTCTGGGGTTCGGCGGCGCGCCGCATGGCCGGCCAGGACGCAGCGCCCGCAATCGCGCCCTCGCCGCGCGACAAGCGCTTTGCCGACCCGGAGTGGAAATCAAACCAGTTCTTCGATTTCGTCATGCAGCTCTATCTGCTCACGACCAGATGGGCGCAGGAGCTGGTGCGCGACGCCGAGGGGCTCGATCCGCAGACCCGCCGCAAGGCGGAGTTCTACATGCAGCAGCTCACCAACGCGCTGTCGCCCTCCAACTTCGTGCTGACCAATCCGGAAGTGCTGCGCGAGACGATGGCGAGCAGCGGCGAGAATCTGGCGCGCGGCCTGAAGATGCTGGCCGAGGACATCGCCGCCGGCAATGGCATGCTGAAGATCCGCCAGTCCGATCCGGACAATCTCGTCGTCGGCGTCAACATGGCGACGACGCCGGGCAAGGTGATCTACCAGAACGAGTTGATGCAGCTGATCCAGTATTCGCCGACCACGGAGACGGTGCTGCGCACCCCGCTCCTGATCGTGCCGCCCTGGATCAACAAGTTCTACATCCTCGATCTCAAGCCGGAGAAATCCTACATCAAATGGTGCGTCGACCAGGGCATCACCGTGTTCGTGATCTCATGGGTCAATCCCGACAAGCGGCTCGGCAACAAGAGCTGGGAAGACTACATGAAGGAAGGCCCGCTCACGGCCATGGACGTGATCGAGAAGGTCACCGGCGAGATGAAGGTGCACACCGCCGGCTATTGCGTCGGCGGCACCATGCTCGCGACCACGCTGGCCTGGCTCGCCGAGAAGCGCCGCCAGCGGGTGTCGTCGGCGACGTTCTTCGCGGCACAGGTCGACTTCAGCCATGCCGGCGACCTCCTGGTGTTCGTCGACGAGGAGCAGATCGCATCGCTGGAGCAGGACATGAAGGCCGCCGGCGTGCTCGAAGGCTCGAAGATGGCGATGGCCTTCAACATGCTGCGCTCCAACGATCTGATCTGGTCCTACGTCGTCAGCAACTATCTGAAGGGCAAGCAGCCGAGCGCATTCGACCTGTTGCACTGGAATTCCGACGCGACACGCATGACGGCATCGAACCATTCCTATTATCTGCGCAATTGCTATCTTGAGAACCGGCTCTCCACCGGCACGATGGTGCTCGACAACACGCTGCTCGATCTCTCCAAGGTCAAGGTGCCCGTCTACAACCTCGCCACCCGCGAGGACCACATCGCGCCCGCTGAATCGGTGCTGTACGGCTCGCAGTTCTTCGGCGGTCCCGTGAAATACGTGCTGTCGGGCTCGGGCCACATCGCCGGCGTGGTCAATCCGCCCGCCTCGAACAAGTATCAGTACTGGACCAACGACAACATCAAGGACGTCAACGTCGCCGAGTGGCTGAAGGGCGCGGTCGAGCACAAGGGCTCGTGGTGGCCGGACTGGCGGCAGTGGCTGGGCGAGCTCGATCCGGAGCAGGTCCCCGCCCGCATACCGGGCGGCAACGCCTTCCCGCCGATCGAGGACGCGCCCGGCAGCTATGTCAGGGTTCGCGCATAG
- a CDS encoding LL-diaminopimelate aminotransferase, whose product MEEFYRIRRLPPYVFEQVNRAKAAARNAGADIIDLGMGNPDLPAPAHVLEKLKETLGKPRTDRYSASRGINGLRKAQAGYYARRFGVKLNPDTQVVATLGSKEGFANVAQAITAPGDVILCPNPSYPIHAFGFLMAGGVIRSVPSEPTPEFFEAAERAIVHSIPKPLALVVCYPSNPTAYVASLDFYKDLVAFAKKHEILILSDLAYAEVYFDENNPPPSVLQVPGAIDVTVEFTSMSKTYSMAGWRMGFAVGNERVIAALARVKSYLDYGAFTPVQVAATAALNGPDDCIREMRDTYRKRRDALVESFGRAGWEIPPPEASMFAWVPLPEAFRSVGSMQFATLMVEKSGVAVSPGVGFGEHGEGYVRIAMVENEQRIRQAARGVRRFLESGIETLHNVVPLANRR is encoded by the coding sequence ATGGAAGAATTTTACCGCATCCGCCGCCTTCCGCCTTACGTGTTCGAGCAGGTCAATCGGGCCAAGGCGGCCGCGCGGAATGCCGGCGCCGACATCATCGACCTCGGCATGGGCAACCCGGACCTGCCGGCCCCGGCGCATGTGCTCGAGAAGCTGAAGGAGACGCTGGGCAAGCCGCGGACCGACCGCTACTCGGCGTCCCGAGGGATCAACGGCCTGCGCAAGGCCCAGGCCGGCTACTATGCCCGCCGCTTTGGCGTGAAGCTCAACCCGGACACCCAGGTCGTGGCCACGCTGGGCTCCAAGGAAGGCTTTGCCAACGTGGCGCAGGCGATCACCGCGCCCGGCGACGTCATCCTCTGCCCGAATCCGAGCTATCCGATTCACGCCTTCGGCTTCCTGATGGCCGGCGGCGTGATCCGCTCGGTGCCCTCCGAGCCGACGCCGGAATTCTTCGAGGCGGCCGAGCGGGCGATCGTGCATTCGATCCCGAAGCCGCTCGCGCTCGTCGTCTGCTATCCGTCGAACCCGACCGCCTATGTGGCGAGCCTCGATTTCTACAAGGACCTCGTTGCGTTCGCCAAGAAGCACGAGATCCTGATCCTGTCCGACCTCGCTTATGCCGAGGTCTATTTCGACGAGAACAACCCGCCGCCCTCGGTGCTCCAGGTGCCCGGCGCGATCGACGTCACCGTCGAGTTCACCTCGATGTCGAAGACCTATTCGATGGCCGGCTGGCGCATGGGATTTGCGGTCGGCAATGAGCGCGTCATCGCAGCTCTTGCCCGCGTCAAATCCTACCTCGATTACGGTGCCTTCACGCCGGTGCAGGTCGCGGCGACCGCCGCACTGAACGGCCCGGACGATTGCATCAGGGAGATGCGCGATACTTACCGCAAGCGCCGCGACGCGCTGGTGGAATCGTTCGGCCGCGCCGGCTGGGAGATCCCGCCGCCGGAGGCCTCGATGTTCGCCTGGGTGCCGCTGCCTGAAGCCTTCCGCAGCGTCGGCAGCATGCAATTCGCAACCCTGATGGTGGAGAAATCCGGTGTCGCGGTCTCGCCCGGCGTCGGCTTCGGCGAGCATGGCGAAGGATATGTCCGCATCGCCATGGTGGAAAACGAGCAACGGATCAGGCAGGCCGCACGCGGCGTGCGACGCTTCCTTGAAAGCGGCATCGAAACGTTGCACAACGTCGTTCCGCTCGCCAATCGGCGTTAA
- a CDS encoding homoserine dehydrogenase — MVAPLKVGIAGLGTVGAEVVRLIEAQARVLAGRSGRGIRVVAVTARSKAKKRGIDLRGVEWVRDPMALATHPDVDCFVELMGGAGDPALSTVEAALNAGKSVVTANKALLAKHGLKLAKAAEKHGGALNYEAAVGAAIPVIKTLREGLAGTGINRVYGILNGTCNYILTRMEQEGLSFAECLADAQRLGYAEANPSFDVDGHDTAQKLAILASLAFGTKVAQSAVYVEGISSIAPEDLRAAADLGYRVKLLGVAVRTAKGIEQRVHPTMVPKSSSIAQVMGVTNAVTIDGEGIPPITLVGPGAGGAATASAVVADIADVARGIRANPFGRPISQLRDTKKAPMERHEGGYYIRLLARDFPGTAAAIATRLAEQKISIESIVQRHPNGGAAPADGKAVPVPVILITYATHEDAVRRALAAVQKDKVISGRPQVIRIEKN; from the coding sequence ATGGTTGCACCCCTGAAAGTGGGCATAGCGGGGCTCGGCACCGTGGGCGCCGAAGTTGTCCGTTTGATTGAAGCGCAGGCCCGCGTGCTCGCAGGCCGCAGCGGCCGCGGCATCCGCGTCGTCGCCGTCACCGCGCGCTCGAAGGCGAAGAAGCGCGGCATCGACCTGCGCGGCGTCGAATGGGTCAGGGATCCCATGGCGCTGGCCACGCATCCGGACGTCGATTGCTTCGTCGAACTGATGGGCGGCGCCGGCGACCCGGCACTCTCCACCGTCGAGGCCGCGCTCAACGCCGGCAAATCGGTCGTCACCGCCAACAAGGCGCTGCTGGCGAAGCACGGTTTGAAACTGGCGAAAGCCGCTGAAAAGCACGGCGGTGCGCTGAATTACGAGGCAGCCGTCGGCGCCGCGATCCCCGTCATCAAGACGTTGCGCGAGGGTCTCGCCGGAACCGGCATCAACCGCGTCTACGGCATCCTCAACGGCACCTGCAATTACATCCTGACACGGATGGAGCAGGAGGGCCTGTCCTTCGCCGAATGCCTCGCGGATGCGCAGCGGCTCGGTTATGCCGAGGCCAACCCGTCCTTCGACGTCGACGGCCACGATACCGCGCAGAAACTCGCCATTCTCGCCAGCCTCGCCTTCGGCACGAAAGTTGCTCAAAGCGCTGTGTATGTCGAAGGCATCTCCTCCATCGCGCCGGAAGATCTGCGTGCGGCGGCCGATCTGGGTTACCGCGTCAAGCTGCTCGGGGTTGCGGTTCGCACCGCCAAGGGCATCGAGCAGCGCGTGCATCCGACCATGGTGCCGAAATCCTCCTCGATCGCGCAGGTGATGGGCGTCACCAATGCGGTTACGATCGACGGCGAGGGCATTCCCCCGATCACGCTGGTCGGCCCCGGCGCGGGCGGTGCTGCGACCGCATCCGCCGTCGTTGCCGACATCGCCGATGTCGCGCGCGGCATCCGGGCCAACCCGTTCGGCCGGCCCATTTCGCAACTGCGCGACACCAAGAAGGCGCCGATGGAGCGGCACGAGGGCGGCTATTACATCCGCCTGCTGGCGCGCGATTTCCCCGGTACCGCGGCTGCGATCGCGACCCGGCTTGCCGAGCAGAAGATTTCGATCGAGTCGATCGTGCAGCGCCATCCCAATGGCGGCGCTGCGCCAGCCGACGGCAAGGCGGTCCCCGTGCCGGTCATCCTGATCACTTACGCCACGCACGAAGACGCCGTGCGCCGCGCGCTCGCGGCCGTGCAGAAGGACAAGGTCATCAGCGGACGGCCGCAGGTGATCCGGATCGAGAAGAATTAG